In the Acidimicrobiia bacterium genome, one interval contains:
- the smc gene encoding chromosome segregation protein SMC — translation MHLKTLSIAGFKSFADRTRIECQPGVTVIVGPNGSGKSNLVDAVAWVMGTQATTTLRTQRMEDVIFAGTATRPALGRAEVSLTFDNSMGLLDLDMSEVTISRRLFRDGTSEYEVNGVACRLLDIQELLADSGVGRHQHVIVGQGRIDDVLNAAPQDHRAVIEEAAGVIKHRRRRERTVSRLEATDGDIVRARELLGEEEKRLRPLKRQANAAERHGAVKAEWRALRLWWGGERLRGLRGRRDELTVLEEAVRGRLDAAISEREGLTVQIAEMQEAAGGAGEALERDRAAAARLEATAERLQTIALVARERRLGIERDALGGAERRQAVTAELTDVESSIEAATIEERQATEAADRAGTLVRGLEDEERSLADADRLPAEGMAASLRGDLAALEAAALRDDRERGDLTRRRAAVSAVMDQEATEARRLTDETVALAGDLAAAESALERAATRAGSDAGNEANALTRWRSAEARAAAAQARLEALEAARDGFADPEARRRVSSAGSVIGLVIDRLDVPAELLLATAAALGPWADGFVASDRDAVGTVAGDLKSAGLGGVALVAVDEQVPTPAREVAAASGLEALVDRLGPRGDARLAASLLGDVVVAEGWATARAIVAAHPTVRAVTPEGDLITRVGMVAAHPDGAGSAAVEAARIDSDRAANELARARSHHATAKRAVATSSEAERAAASAVEAIRRRRAGAEEAARLVGRSMAEHQAEIERLDGRLRILSEEAASRLDRTEQLRSRLGDFDDASSDGHLAWEDSSRRRAEVAARREEVQHQRDEATFRLAAATERRSLLTARRDELTAALAAAHPRESTASDALAVVEERARVVGQIVRQHLDALRAREPSLRSELGTAGDRLDSARERREALGIEIETAREELSRMAVESAELKVRLEATAEALRREVDASDDEALAAPRPDLDEGADPEQELESLAASLRRLGPVNPLAAAEYEELSARVTFMQEQLADLESSRAELRTVIRAVDEEITRLFLEAFEEISATFAENVAVLFPGGTGRLALTDPDDPMTTGVDVHAQPMGKKVGRLSLLSGGERSLAALAFLFAVFKARPSPFYVLDEVEAALDDANLRRFLRLVDSARGNSQLLIVTHQQQTMGAGDVLYGVTMEPGESSKVLAKRLTTADRGVGSTSGRNR, via the coding sequence GTGCATCTGAAGACGCTGTCCATCGCCGGGTTCAAGTCGTTCGCCGATCGAACGCGGATCGAGTGCCAACCGGGCGTCACCGTCATCGTCGGTCCCAACGGCTCCGGGAAGTCCAATCTGGTCGACGCAGTGGCATGGGTGATGGGGACCCAGGCGACGACGACGCTGCGCACCCAGCGGATGGAGGACGTCATCTTCGCCGGGACCGCCACCCGCCCGGCCCTCGGCCGCGCCGAGGTGAGCCTCACCTTCGACAACTCGATGGGCCTGCTCGATCTGGACATGTCCGAGGTGACCATCAGCCGACGGCTCTTCCGCGACGGGACCAGCGAGTACGAGGTGAACGGCGTCGCCTGCCGCCTGCTCGACATCCAGGAGCTCCTCGCCGACAGCGGGGTCGGACGCCACCAGCACGTGATCGTTGGGCAGGGGCGGATCGACGATGTGCTCAACGCCGCACCCCAGGACCACCGCGCCGTGATCGAGGAGGCCGCCGGAGTCATCAAGCACCGCCGCCGCCGCGAGCGAACGGTGAGCAGGCTCGAGGCCACCGATGGCGACATCGTCCGGGCCCGAGAGCTGCTCGGCGAGGAGGAGAAGCGCCTCCGGCCGCTCAAGCGTCAGGCCAATGCCGCGGAACGGCACGGCGCGGTCAAGGCGGAGTGGCGGGCACTCCGCCTGTGGTGGGGCGGTGAGAGGCTCCGGGGCCTCCGGGGCCGTCGTGACGAACTGACGGTCCTCGAGGAGGCCGTGCGGGGGCGACTCGACGCTGCGATCTCCGAGCGCGAAGGATTGACCGTTCAGATCGCCGAGATGCAGGAGGCGGCCGGCGGCGCCGGCGAGGCACTGGAACGGGATCGGGCCGCGGCTGCCCGCCTCGAAGCGACCGCCGAGCGGTTGCAGACGATCGCCCTGGTCGCCAGGGAGCGCCGTCTCGGCATCGAGCGCGACGCCCTCGGCGGCGCCGAGCGCCGCCAGGCAGTCACTGCCGAACTCACCGATGTCGAGTCGAGCATCGAGGCGGCGACCATCGAGGAACGGCAGGCGACCGAAGCCGCCGACCGCGCCGGGACCCTGGTGAGAGGACTCGAAGACGAGGAGCGGTCCCTCGCCGATGCCGATCGCCTGCCCGCAGAGGGCATGGCGGCGTCGCTGCGCGGTGACCTCGCCGCCCTGGAGGCTGCGGCGCTTCGGGATGACCGGGAGCGGGGTGATCTCACCCGGCGCCGCGCCGCCGTCTCCGCGGTGATGGATCAGGAGGCGACCGAGGCTCGGCGACTCACCGACGAGACGGTCGCTCTCGCCGGGGATCTCGCTGCCGCCGAGTCCGCCCTCGAGAGAGCCGCTACCCGGGCCGGGTCCGACGCCGGGAACGAGGCGAACGCGCTCACCAGGTGGCGTTCCGCAGAGGCGCGTGCCGCAGCCGCTCAGGCTCGCCTCGAGGCTCTCGAAGCGGCGCGTGACGGGTTCGCCGATCCCGAGGCGCGCCGGAGGGTGTCGTCGGCCGGATCGGTGATCGGGTTGGTCATCGATCGGTTGGACGTACCCGCCGAACTGTTGTTGGCCACGGCTGCCGCCCTCGGTCCGTGGGCCGATGGGTTCGTCGCCTCCGACCGTGATGCGGTGGGCACGGTGGCCGGTGACCTGAAGTCGGCGGGGCTTGGCGGCGTGGCCCTGGTCGCCGTGGACGAGCAGGTGCCGACACCGGCACGCGAGGTCGCTGCGGCCTCAGGTTTGGAAGCACTCGTCGATCGGCTGGGTCCTCGGGGTGATGCCCGGCTGGCGGCGTCCCTGCTGGGCGACGTGGTGGTCGCCGAGGGCTGGGCGACGGCTCGCGCCATTGTGGCGGCACATCCGACCGTTCGTGCGGTGACACCGGAAGGGGATCTGATCACCCGGGTGGGGATGGTGGCCGCCCACCCCGATGGCGCCGGCAGCGCAGCCGTCGAGGCCGCACGGATCGATTCGGATCGGGCGGCGAACGAGCTCGCTCGGGCGCGGAGCCACCACGCAACGGCCAAGCGCGCCGTGGCCACTTCGAGTGAGGCGGAGCGGGCGGCGGCCTCCGCCGTGGAGGCGATTCGCCGCCGGCGCGCAGGTGCCGAGGAGGCGGCTCGCCTGGTCGGGCGCTCCATGGCGGAGCACCAGGCTGAGATCGAGCGGTTGGATGGACGGTTGCGGATCCTCTCCGAGGAGGCGGCGTCCAGACTCGATCGGACCGAACAGCTGAGGTCTCGCCTCGGAGACTTCGACGACGCCAGCAGCGACGGACACCTCGCCTGGGAGGACTCGAGCCGGAGGCGGGCCGAGGTCGCCGCCAGGCGTGAAGAGGTGCAACACCAGCGGGATGAGGCGACCTTTCGGCTCGCCGCCGCCACCGAGCGGCGTTCACTGCTCACCGCTCGCCGGGACGAGCTCACCGCAGCCCTGGCGGCCGCACATCCTCGAGAGTCGACGGCGAGCGACGCTCTCGCCGTTGTGGAGGAGCGCGCCAGGGTCGTGGGGCAGATCGTGCGCCAGCATCTCGATGCCCTCAGGGCGAGAGAGCCGTCGTTACGGTCGGAACTGGGTACCGCAGGCGACCGTCTCGACAGTGCCCGGGAGCGTCGCGAAGCCTTGGGCATCGAGATCGAGACGGCGCGCGAGGAGCTTTCCCGGATGGCCGTCGAGTCGGCGGAGCTCAAGGTCCGCCTGGAGGCGACCGCCGAAGCGCTGCGCCGCGAGGTGGATGCTTCCGACGATGAGGCGCTGGCGGCTCCGCGCCCCGACCTGGACGAGGGCGCCGACCCCGAGCAGGAACTCGAATCCCTGGCCGCCTCCCTCCGTCGCCTGGGTCCGGTGAACCCGCTGGCCGCCGCCGAGTACGAGGAGCTCTCCGCCAGGGTCACCTTCATGCAGGAGCAGCTCGCCGATCTCGAGTCATCCCGCGCCGAGCTGCGCACGGTCATCCGAGCGGTCGACGAAGAGATCACCCGTCTGTTCCTCGAGGCTTTCGAGGAGATCTCGGCGACGTTCGCCGAGAACGTCGCGGTGCTCTTCCCGGGCGGTACCGGTCGTCTGGCTCTGACCGACCCGGACGATCCGATGACGACCGGGGTGGACGTACACGCACAGCCCATGGGCAAGAAGGTCGGGCGGCTCAGCCTCCTCTCCGGCGGCGAGCGTTCGCTGGCGGCACTGGCGTTCCTGTTCGCCGTGTTCAAAGCACGCCCCAGTCCCTTCTACGTGCTGGACGAGGTGGAGGCGGCCCTCGACGATGCCAACCTGCGCCGCTTCCTGCGGCTGGTCGACTCGGCACGCGGCAACTCACAGCTGCTCATCGTCACCCACCAACAGCAGACGATGGGGGCGGGCGACGTCCTCTACGGTGTCACCATGGAGCCGGGCGAGTCGTCGAAGGTGCTCGCCAAGCGCCTCACCACCGCCGATCGCGGGGTCGGCTCGACGTCGGGGAGGAACCGATGA
- the mutM gene encoding bifunctional DNA-formamidopyrimidine glycosylase/DNA-(apurinic or apyrimidinic site) lyase — protein MPELPEVESTRRHLAPVLEGQRIVGVSVRRDRMVRHHERPGDFADRLTGRSVRSLGRVGKLLRASLDGDLTWVIHLGMSGRMAIHRSEDPEAPHTNVVVRVGDGTEVRMVDPRTFGFTAVLTPEEMRTGVGSGWGPDALDDLPRTRRLADALEGRSAPIKALLLDQRLVAGLGNIYADEVLFRARIRPGRAGGSLTTDEVRRLRASVRPVLEAGLRHGGTSLDDLAYLLPDGRAGDYLRRLRVYGRAGERCRRCGGTVERSVIRSRSTFWCAGCQQ, from the coding sequence ATGCCCGAGCTCCCGGAAGTGGAGTCCACCCGCCGTCACCTGGCACCGGTGCTCGAGGGCCAGCGCATCGTCGGGGTATCGGTCCGGCGTGATCGCATGGTTCGCCATCACGAGCGTCCCGGAGACTTCGCCGATCGGCTCACCGGTCGGTCGGTGAGGTCGCTCGGGCGGGTCGGCAAGCTGCTCAGGGCATCGCTGGACGGCGACCTCACCTGGGTGATCCATCTCGGGATGTCCGGGCGCATGGCGATCCATCGCTCCGAAGATCCCGAGGCACCCCACACCAACGTCGTGGTCCGGGTGGGCGATGGCACCGAGGTGCGGATGGTGGACCCGCGTACCTTCGGGTTCACCGCCGTGCTCACCCCCGAGGAAATGCGTACGGGGGTCGGTTCCGGCTGGGGTCCCGATGCCCTCGACGACCTCCCCAGGACCCGCCGACTCGCCGACGCCCTGGAGGGCCGGTCGGCCCCGATCAAGGCGCTGCTGCTCGATCAGCGACTGGTGGCGGGCCTCGGCAACATCTATGCCGACGAGGTGCTGTTCCGGGCCCGGATCCGACCCGGCCGAGCGGGCGGATCGCTCACCACCGACGAGGTCCGACGCCTGCGCGCTTCGGTTCGTCCGGTGCTCGAGGCCGGTCTGCGCCACGGCGGCACCAGCCTGGACGATCTCGCCTACCTCCTGCCCGACGGTCGTGCCGGCGACTACCTCCGCAGGCTCCGGGTCTACGGTCGTGCCGGCGAGCGGTGCCGCCGATGTGGCGGCACCGTGGAGCGGTCGGTGATCCGGAGCCGCAGCACCTTCTGGTGCGCGGGATGCCAGCAATGA
- the rnc gene encoding ribonuclease III codes for MDDPLDRLEAALGHSFVDRSLLIVALTHPSYGAEQEQLADSYGRLEFLGDAVLDLVVTTELYTRWDMSEGEMTKTRAAVVSERPLAVLGTQLGLPEAMYLGKGEEVSGGRNKDAIVSDVMESVLAAVYLDGGFDAVSAVILRLWRPLIEQGAATPGEADHKSTLQEALAVRGEAPVYRTEGSGPDHERIFDAEVLVDGVVVGRGTGSSKKRAEAVAASEALTALGLDAG; via the coding sequence GTGGATGATCCACTCGACCGCCTCGAGGCTGCCCTCGGCCACTCCTTCGTCGACCGGTCGCTGCTGATCGTCGCCCTGACGCACCCGTCGTACGGGGCCGAGCAGGAGCAGCTGGCGGACTCGTACGGTCGACTCGAGTTCCTCGGCGACGCCGTCCTCGACCTGGTGGTGACCACCGAGCTCTACACCCGGTGGGACATGAGTGAGGGAGAGATGACCAAGACGCGCGCCGCGGTGGTCAGCGAGCGTCCGCTCGCCGTCCTCGGCACCCAGCTCGGCCTCCCCGAGGCGATGTACCTCGGGAAGGGAGAGGAGGTATCCGGCGGGCGCAACAAGGATGCGATCGTCTCCGACGTGATGGAGTCGGTACTCGCTGCCGTCTATCTCGACGGCGGGTTCGATGCCGTCTCTGCGGTGATCCTCCGCCTGTGGCGGCCACTCATCGAACAGGGGGCGGCGACTCCCGGGGAGGCCGATCACAAGTCGACCCTGCAGGAGGCGCTCGCCGTCCGCGGCGAGGCACCGGTGTACCGAACCGAAGGCAGCGGCCCGGATCACGAGCGTATCTTCGATGCCGAGGTCCTGGTCGATGGGGTCGTGGTGGGGCGTGGGACGGGCTCTTCGAAGAAGCGTGCCGAGGCCGTCGCTGCCAGCGAGGCGCTCACCGCGCTCGGCCTCGACGCCGGCTGA
- the plsX gene encoding phosphate acyltransferase PlsX — translation MARIALDAMGGDYAPHQIVLGGIDAAGSGVDVVLVGDEAVLTAELAAAGASLPIVHAAEVIGMGEDPAAALREKKDASVLVCARLVSDGEVAGMVSAGSTGATMAAAAIGIGRIRGVSRPAIAAVYPIGIPTVVLDAGANLEVSPEHLAQFAVMGSVMAQVYLGIDHPTVGLLNIGEEPSKGRDLEKAAHALLADAPVRFVGNVEGRDLGAGVADVFVTDGFTGNVLIKAVEGVARGVGTAVLEALASDEDAQVQAAASAVLPKIMRLRERFDPEAHGGAHLLGVKGTVVIAHGASSRVAIANALRVAADGADRGLVARIEAGIGG, via the coding sequence ATGGCTCGGATAGCCCTGGACGCGATGGGCGGCGATTATGCGCCGCACCAGATCGTCCTCGGGGGCATCGACGCCGCCGGGTCGGGTGTCGACGTCGTCCTGGTGGGCGACGAGGCGGTTCTCACGGCAGAGCTCGCCGCCGCTGGCGCCTCACTGCCCATCGTCCACGCCGCCGAGGTGATCGGGATGGGGGAGGATCCCGCGGCAGCGCTGCGAGAGAAGAAGGACGCATCGGTGCTCGTGTGCGCCCGGCTGGTCTCCGATGGCGAGGTCGCGGGGATGGTGAGTGCCGGGTCCACCGGTGCCACCATGGCGGCGGCGGCCATCGGGATCGGACGGATCCGGGGCGTGAGCCGGCCGGCCATCGCCGCCGTGTACCCGATCGGCATCCCGACCGTTGTCCTCGACGCCGGGGCGAACCTCGAGGTGAGCCCCGAACATCTCGCCCAGTTCGCCGTCATGGGATCGGTGATGGCACAGGTGTACCTGGGCATCGATCACCCCACCGTCGGTCTGCTCAACATCGGCGAGGAGCCGTCCAAGGGGCGTGACCTCGAGAAGGCGGCTCACGCGCTGCTGGCGGATGCGCCGGTGCGCTTCGTCGGCAATGTCGAGGGGCGCGATCTCGGAGCGGGTGTGGCCGACGTGTTCGTCACCGACGGCTTCACCGGCAACGTGTTGATCAAAGCGGTCGAGGGTGTCGCCCGGGGGGTCGGTACGGCCGTCCTGGAGGCGCTGGCATCGGACGAAGACGCACAGGTGCAGGCGGCGGCGAGTGCGGTCCTGCCCAAGATCATGCGTCTCAGGGAGCGGTTCGATCCCGAGGCGCACGGTGGGGCCCACCTCCTGGGCGTGAAGGGGACGGTGGTGATCGCCCACGGTGCCTCCTCCAGGGTCGCCATCGCCAACGCCTTGCGCGTCGCCGCCGATGGGGCCGACCGGGGCCTCGTCGCCCGGATCGAGGCTGGTATCGGTGGATGA
- the rpmF gene encoding 50S ribosomal protein L32: MAVPKKKMSRSRTRQRKAGWKATVVKSSPCPQCGSAKLPHRVCPTCGSYKGREVTPTA, translated from the coding sequence ATGGCGGTCCCCAAGAAGAAGATGTCCCGGTCCCGCACGCGCCAGCGCAAGGCGGGGTGGAAGGCGACGGTGGTGAAGAGCTCACCGTGTCCGCAGTGCGGCTCAGCCAAGCTGCCGCACCGCGTCTGCCCGACGTGCGGTTCCTACAAGGGGCGCGAGGTGACGCCGACCGCCTGA
- a CDS encoding DUF177 domain-containing protein: MSPGSSPFRIPVHDLLAQPGIRRPVEIAAPVEWMVGSTTVGPVVAARLTVEGGAGGVLVRGTVSIDAQLTCHRCLTEWDETIDVEVMELMGVEDDPDGYPLRDGVADIEDVLRDALLLELPLAPTCAPGCLGLCSVCGGDLNAEACAGHEAESDSPFAVLRELLEPQ, from the coding sequence ATGTCCCCCGGATCCTCTCCGTTCCGGATTCCCGTCCACGACCTGCTCGCCCAGCCGGGTATCCGTCGTCCCGTCGAGATCGCGGCTCCCGTCGAGTGGATGGTCGGCAGCACGACCGTGGGGCCCGTCGTGGCGGCACGACTCACCGTCGAAGGCGGTGCCGGCGGCGTGTTGGTGCGCGGAACCGTCTCCATCGACGCCCAGCTCACCTGTCACCGGTGCCTGACCGAGTGGGACGAGACGATCGACGTCGAGGTCATGGAACTCATGGGAGTCGAAGACGATCCGGATGGGTATCCGTTGCGCGACGGCGTCGCCGACATCGAAGATGTGCTTCGTGACGCCCTCCTGCTCGAGCTTCCCCTCGCCCCGACCTGCGCGCCGGGCTGTCTCGGACTTTGCTCTGTGTGCGGAGGCGACTTGAATGCCGAAGCTTGCGCCGGGCACGAAGCGGAGAGCGACTCTCCGTTCGCCGTCCTGCGTGAACTGCTAGAACCCCAGTGA
- the coaD gene encoding pantetheine-phosphate adenylyltransferase, with amino-acid sequence MTTALVPGSFDPPTNGHVDVIARCAAIFDRVVVGIVINPSKQPMFTPEERNAMLVEACPWENIEVAGFEGLLVDFARQVGGDVIVKGLRAQGDFDYELQLAQMNRHLSGIDTMFVPTRPDLGYLSSSLVKEVASFGGNVDELVPPVVAKALADRFPA; translated from the coding sequence GTGACGACGGCTCTGGTACCGGGAAGCTTCGACCCACCGACGAACGGTCACGTTGACGTGATCGCCCGGTGCGCGGCGATCTTCGACCGTGTCGTGGTCGGCATCGTGATCAACCCGTCCAAGCAGCCGATGTTCACCCCTGAGGAGCGCAACGCGATGCTCGTCGAGGCCTGCCCGTGGGAAAATATCGAGGTGGCGGGATTCGAGGGACTCCTCGTGGACTTCGCCCGGCAGGTCGGCGGCGACGTGATCGTCAAGGGCCTACGAGCCCAGGGGGACTTCGACTATGAGCTCCAGCTGGCGCAGATGAACCGGCACCTCTCCGGAATCGACACGATGTTCGTGCCCACCCGTCCGGACCTCGGTTACCTCTCGTCTTCCCTGGTCAAGGAGGTCGCCTCGTTCGGGGGCAACGTGGACGAGTTGGTGCCGCCCGTCGTGGCCAAGGCACTGGCGGATCGGTTCCCGGCATGA
- the rsmD gene encoding 16S rRNA (guanine(966)-N(2))-methyltransferase RsmD, whose product MRIIAGTAKGRRLRSPRGSQTRPMMDRVREAIFSSLASFVVDAAVLDLYAGTGSVGLEALSRGADAVVFVESDREALRVLEANIEAVGLGGTVVRGNVERFLASDTATYDLAFVDPPYDAPLPSVEQVLAALGERLNDGGVVVLHRRTGSVESPLPPGLVVTDRRRYGGAEITRLSKEKA is encoded by the coding sequence ATGAGGATCATCGCGGGCACGGCCAAGGGGCGCCGGCTGCGCAGTCCTCGGGGTAGCCAGACCCGCCCGATGATGGACCGGGTGCGGGAGGCGATCTTCTCGTCCCTGGCCTCGTTCGTGGTCGACGCTGCCGTCCTCGACCTGTATGCGGGGACCGGGAGTGTCGGCCTCGAGGCGCTCAGTCGCGGCGCAGACGCGGTGGTTTTCGTCGAGTCCGACCGCGAAGCGCTTCGAGTGCTCGAGGCGAACATCGAGGCGGTGGGTCTCGGTGGCACCGTCGTCCGAGGGAACGTCGAACGGTTCCTGGCGTCGGACACCGCCACCTACGACCTGGCATTCGTTGACCCTCCGTATGACGCACCACTACCGTCCGTGGAACAGGTGCTCGCCGCGCTCGGCGAACGGCTGAACGACGGAGGTGTGGTCGTACTGCACCGACGAACGGGCAGCGTGGAATCGCCGCTCCCACCAGGCCTGGTGGTGACGGACAGGCGGCGATACGGCGGCGCGGAGATCACGAGGCTGTCGAAGGAGAAGGCGTGA